Proteins encoded by one window of Rutidosis leptorrhynchoides isolate AG116_Rl617_1_P2 chromosome 7, CSIRO_AGI_Rlap_v1, whole genome shotgun sequence:
- the LOC139860343 gene encoding polyribonucleotide nucleotidyltransferase 2, mitochondrial-like: protein MDFKIEGTRNGITAIQLDIKPAGIPLDIVCESLEHAYKGRLQILERMEQEISAPRTRNGINSLQLATLKYSNDDLRHLIGPLGASKMKIEEETVVCARMSVRDGELSIIAKNKAVMEKVQEKVDLIIGRPIEIGGVYKGIVTSIKEYGAFVELNGGKNGLLHVSELSHEPVAKISDVVSVGQKLSCICIGLDLRGNIKLSLKAATSFRSKIPKTQIRLLKLGMKVTAKIREVRACGLVLDLGGGIKGMYRFEVTGRTKKFSTVIEQVST from the exons ATGGATTTTAAAATAGAGGGAACTCGAAATGGAATAACTGCAATTCAGCTAGACATAAAACCTGCTGGAATCCCTCTTGACATCGTATGTGAATCACTTGAACATGCGTATAAAGGTCGGCTACAAATACTTGAACGTATGGAGCAAGAAATAAGTGCACCACGTACTCGAAACGGAATAAATTCACTTCAATTAG CTACCTTAAAGTATAGCAACGATGATCTACGTCACCTGATTGGACCACTTGGTGCCTCAAAGATGAAAATTGAGGAGGAGACAGTTGTGT GTGCTAGAATGTCTGTTAGGGATGGAGAACTAAGCATAATTGCAAAGAACAAAGCTGTCATGGAAAAAGTACAAGAAAAG GTTGATCTAATAATTGGGAGACCGATTGAAATAGGAGGTGTTTACAAAGGCATTGTAACTTCAATAAAAGAGTATGGAGCTTTTGTAGAGCTCAATGGTGGCAAGAATGGGCTCTTGCACGTTTCCGAATTGTCACATGAACCG GTAGCCAAAATTTCAGACGTGGTTTCAGTTGGGCAGAAACTATCATGCATTTGCATTGGACTAGATCTTCGTGGCAACATAAAACTCTCTCTAAAAGCAGCCACATCATTCCGGTCGAAGATCCCGAAGACACAAATAAGACTG CTGAAACTTGGAATGAAAGTGACTGCAAAGATCCGTGAAGTACGTGCATGTGGATTAGTACTAGACTTGGGTGGTGGAATTAAAGGAATGTACCGGTTTGAG GTTACTGGTCGAACAAAGAAATTTTCAACTGTAATCGAACAGGTTTCTACTTAA
- the LOC139858649 gene encoding F-box protein At5g03100-like, which translates to MNAEADRLSSLSDDVINKILSYIDTKHAIQTSILSSRWKNTWKSNPHLNFSCEDFTSLSKFPDDVTRVLSSRNNEIELSCVKLSLYDEASLAFVKKIMNYAFSHNVQKISIIYYYGGDDIEFPLSLFISRSLKDLTLIGRGWKHMTITSCWDLQALTSLHLCNVMFMNKNHDEFGDLFAKCPNLKNLTLNNCEIDGDFTISHSKLSNLTLKNGYWYVFNVVAPHLKDLTIVNCKGKLMISTPELSSLMVETEYSFSFLADGLSSLEKVDFYIWRYEFMSWTTDSNASEIIDVLQMFHNVKYLTLGLEVVEILASNVDLVSHLPSPFAKLTSLKICPIDLREDEELEKLNMPTEVKNYLLGASPSATVTIFSRKEMKAIRNAATAQTIMAELQMLLAQEKEEINCETAHTDEGKLVKEENAQIRNCWNDLFAQIEKGGNKINRIFSMLDQIEDLLKNVPASKKDMIQARLSSLRAESNFVIKLITTSKAALVPDFVKLL; encoded by the exons ATGAATGCAGAAGCCGATAGACTAAGTAGCTTGTCAGATGATGTCATCAACAAAATTCTCTCATATATCGACACCAAACATGCAATCCAAACTAGTATTTTGTCATCTAGATGGAAGAATACTTGGAAGTCAAACCCACATCTCAATTTCTCTTGCGAAGATTTTACTTCATTATCCAAATTCCCTGATGATGTTACTCGTGTTCTGTCTTCACGCAATAATGAAATAGAATTGTCGTGTGTTAAACTTAGTTTATATGATGAAGCTAGCCTAGCGTTTGTCAAAAAGATTATGAACTATGCATTTTCACACAATGTCCAAAAGATATCTATTATATATTACTACGGAGGTGACGATATCGAATTCCCTCTTTCTCTCTTTATTTCTCGGTCTCTCAAAGATCTCACTTTGATTGGACGTGGTTGGAAACACATGACTATCACATCATGTTGGGACCTACAAGCTTTAACATCGTTGCATCTTTGTAATGTCATGTTCATGAACAAAAATCATGATGAGTTTGGTGATCTTTTTGCTAAGTGCCCAAACTTGAAGAATCTTACCTTAAATAATTGTGAAATAGATGGAGATTTCACCATTTCCCATTCTAAACTTTCTAATCTCACACTTAAAAATGGGTACTGGTATGTTTTTAATGTGGTAGCACCTCACCTGAAGGATCTCACTATTGTAAACTGCAAAGGGAAACTAATGATTTCTACACCCGAATTATCCTCATTGATGGTCGAAACTGAATATTCATTTAGCTTTTTAGCTGATGGTTTGTCTTCTTTGGAGAAAGTGGATTTTTATATTTGGCGATATGAGTTCATGAGTTGGACAACAGATTCAAATGCTTCCGAAATTATTGATGTACTTCAAATGTTCCACAATGTCAAATATCTTACACTTGGATTGGAAGTTGTAGAG ATTCTTGCATCAAACGTAGACCTAGTCTCACATCTACCTTCTCCATTTGCTAAGTTAACGAGTCTCAAGATATGTCCAATAGACTTACGCGAAGATGAAGAACTAGAGAAATTAAACATGCCGACAGAAGTCAAAAACTATCTGCTAGGCGCTTCTCCAAGTGCCACTGTCACCATATTCTCACGCAAG GAGATGAAAGCAATACGTAATGCCGCAACAGCGCAAACAATTATGGCCGAATTGCAGATGCTCTTAGCGCAGGAGAAAGAAGAAATAAATTGTGAGACTGCACATACTGATGAAGGAAAACTTGTCAAAGAGGAAAATGCACAGATCAGGAACTGTTGGAATGATCTGTTTGCGCAGATCGAAAAAGGGGGCAATAAGATTAATCGCATATTTTCAATGTTGGATCAGATTGAAGACTTACTGAAAAATGTTCCAGCATCAAAGAAGGACATGATTCAAGCACGTTTGTCTAGCTTACGTGCAGAATCCAACTTTGTTATAAAATTAATAACGACAAGCAAGGCTGCATTAGTGCCTGATTTTGTGAAATTGTTATAG